Proteins from a single region of Hordeum vulgare subsp. vulgare chromosome 6H, MorexV3_pseudomolecules_assembly, whole genome shotgun sequence:
- the LOC123401581 gene encoding putative HVA22-like protein g — protein MVVGSFITRALILVLGYAYPAYDCYKTVELNRPEIEQLRFWCQYWILLAMLTVFERIGDNFISWLPMYSEAKLAFIVYLWYPKTQGTSYVYESFFKPYIAKHESEIDRNLLELRTRASDMAVIYFHKVADYSQSRFHEILQYIASQSQGSRPQAQQQQQRPPPPRTRMANPAPPPVPAPTAPPMPPQPAQVPPTPPRMQVQDKGPVPVAPPGAVPPVQQQTPSGPGPVAGNSPPNSEDMLVDQAGPSTSNMPPPRPTMPEDEETLIHEAIRLTRGRLRRRMGGSGPPSN, from the exons ATGGTTGTCGGATCATTCATTACCAGAGCTTTAAT ACTTGTTCTTGGATATGCATATCCGGCTTATGATTGTTACAAGACAGTGGAGCTGAATAGGCCTGAGATTGAGCAGTTGCGGTTCTGGTGTCAGTACTG GATTTTACTTGCAATGCTTACTGTTTTCGAAAGAATTGGGGATAATTTCATATCTTG GTTGCCAATGTATAGTGAAGCAAAGCTGGCTTTTATCGTGTACTTGTGGTATCCCAAGACACAG GGGACTTCTTATGTCTACGAATCGTTCTTCAAGCCGTATATTGCAAAACACGAATCTGAGATTGATCGTAATCTTCTTGAGTTGAGGACAAGGGCTAGTGATATGGCTGTTATTTACTTCCACAAGGTTGCAGACTACAGCCAGTCAAGGTTCCATGAAATCTTGCAATATATCGCTTCTCAATCACAAGGATCTCGTCCTCAG gcacagcagcagcagcagcgtccACCACCTCCACGTACTCGGATGGCGAACCCTGCACCACCACCTGTTCCTGCACCGACGGCACCACCTATGCCACCACAGCCCGCCCAAGTTCCTCCTACTCCACCAAGGATGCAGGTGCAAGATAAGGGACCAGTTCCAGTTGCCCCTCCTGGTGCAGTGCCTCCTGTGCAGCAACAAACACCTTCTGGTCCTGGCCCTGTCGCCGGCAACAGCCCCCCAAACAGTGAAGACATGCTGGTTGATCAAGCTGGGCCATCGACAAGCAACATGCCACCACCCCGCCCAACAATGCCTGAAGACGAGGAGACGCTCATCCATGAGGCTATTCGGTTGACTCGAGGCCGGCTCAGGAGGCGCATGGGTGGATCTGGACCTCCATCCAATTAG